In a genomic window of Helianthus annuus cultivar XRQ/B chromosome 10, HanXRQr2.0-SUNRISE, whole genome shotgun sequence:
- the LOC110886740 gene encoding pentatricopeptide repeat-containing protein At4g14850, with product MAMSSIVWLLETAISTRSSGVGRATHARMIKSMDLPFPTFLCNHLVNMYSKLDLLDSAQLIIPPQHRSVVAWTALIAGTVQNGHFSTAILQFSNMHHHSILPNDFTFPCVFKACNSLSSPLTGRQLHALAIKLAQIHDVFVGCSAFDMYSKTGLKEDACKLFDEMPHKNLATWNTYMSNAVLDGKPRKAVEAFIKLKTSGGDLSSITFCVLLNGCSDALYLHLGKQVHGFVIRYGYEQHVSVANGMIDFYGKCRDVSSARMVFDAICNHNDVSWCSMVAAYEQNDEGEKACMLFSQAMRNKVEPKDFIVSSVISACAGIAGLEMGRMVHALSVKACINGNVFVGSALVDMYAKCGSLEDCERMFDEMPERNLITWNALLGAYTHLGDADMALALFEEMKCGNVNPNYVTFVSILAACSRAGAVDAGLSIFESMRSRYGIEARVEHYACVVDMLGRAGMVEGAYEFIKRMPFHPTVSIWGSLLGACKVHRNNKLGKIAADHLFQLDPHDSGNHVILSNMFAAAGWWEEANVVRMEMKEVGISKGAGCSWISVKNSVHTFQAKDTCHERNTEIQTMLRKLKMEMKSAGYVADTSLALFDLEEEERESEVWHHSEKIALAFGLCVIPPGLPIRITKNMRICFDCHAAFKFISGITNREIIVRDNNRFHRFTKYDCSCRDYW from the exons ATGGCGATGAGTTCCATCGTCTGGCTCCTCGAAACGGCCATCTCCACTCGTTCCTCCGGCGTTGGTCGGGCAACCCACGCCAGGATGATCAAATCCATGGACCTCCCCTTTCCGACATTCCTCTGCAACCACCTCGTGAACATGTATTCTAAACTCGACCTCCTCGATTCAGCCCAGCTCATCATCCCTCCCCAGCATCGCTCCGTCGTCGCCTGGACGGCCCTCATTGCCGGTACAGTCCAAAACGGTCACTTCTCTACCGCCATCCTCCAGTTTTCTAACATGCACCACCACTCCATCCTGCCCAACGACTTCACCTTCCCTTGCGTTTTCAAAGCCTGCAATTCCCTCAGCTCTCCCCTCACCGGGAGGCAGCTGCATGCACTCGCTATTAAATTAGCTCAAATACATGATGTCTTTGTCGGCTGTAGTGCTTTTGATATGTACTCCAAAACCGGCCTCAAAGAGGACGCCTGTAAgctgttcgatgaaatgcctcaCAAGAATCTCGCCACATGGAACACGTATATGTCAAATGCTGTCCTTGATGGGAAACCTCGTAAAGCCGTTGAGGCTTTCATCAAGTTAAAGACAAGTGGTGGAGACCTTAGTTCGATTACTTTTTGTGTGCTTCTTAATGGCTGTTCTGATGCCTTGTATCTGCATCTAGGTAAACAGGTTCATGGGTTTGTGATACGGTATGGGTATGAACAACACGTGTCTGTTGCAAATGGGATGATTGATTTCTACGGGAAGTGCAGGGACGTAAGTTCGGCTCGCATGGTGTTTGATGCCATTTGCAACCACAACGATGTTTCTTGGTGTTCCATGGTCGCTGCTTATGAGCAAAACGACGAGGGGGAAAAGGCTTGTATGCTATTTTCGCAAGCCATGAGAAATAAGGTAGAGCCTAAGGACTTTATCGTATCGAGCGTTATTAGTGCTTGTGCTGGGATTGCAGGTCTGGAGATGGGGAGGATGGTTCATGCTCTTTCCGTGAAAGCATGCATTAACGGAAACGTTTTTGTCGGAAGTGCCCTTGTTGACATGTATGCTAAATGTGGAAGCTTAGAAGATTGCGAGAGAATGTTTGACGAAATGCCCGAGAGGAATTTGATTACATGGAACGCGTTACTTGGTGCTTACACGCATTTGGGAGATGCGGATATGGCACTTGCGTTGTTTGAGGAAATGAAATGTGGAAATGTAAATCCTAATTATGTTACTTTTGTATCTATATTAGCAGCATGTAGCCGGGCTGGAGCAGTGGATGCAGGTTTGAGTATTTTTGAGTCAATGAGATCGAGATATGGAATTGAAGCAAGGGTTGAGCATTACGCGTGCGTAGTGGATATGTTAGGACGAGCAGGAATGGTGGAGGGCGCTTATGAGTTCATAAAGAGAATGCCTTTTCATCCTACGGTATCTATCTGGGGGTCTCTTTTAGGTGCCTGTAAGGTGCATAGAAATAACAAACTCGGTAAGATAGCTGCTGATCATTTGTTCCAGCTGGATCCTCACGACTCGGGAAACCATGTCATCCTCTCAAATATGTTTGCCGCTGCTGGATG GTGGGAAGAAGCCAATGTGGTTCGGATGGAGATGAAAGAAGTAGGAATCAGTAAGGGTGCAGGGTGCAGTTGGATCTCCGTAAAGAATTCAGTCCACACTTTTCAAGCGAAGGACACCTGCCATGAAAGAAACACAGAGATCCAAACAATGCTAAGGAAGCTGAAGATGGAAATGAAAAGTGCTGGATATGTAGCAGACACCTCATTGGCGCTCTTCGATTtagaagaagaagagagagaatCAGAGGTTTGGCATCACAGTGAGAAGATCGCTCTAGCTTTTGGGCTCTGTGTAATCCCCCCTGGACTTCCCATCCGGATAACCAAGAATATGAGGATCTGTTTTGATTGCCATGCTGCCTTTAAGTTCATTTCTGGTATCACTAATAGAGAGATCATTGTAAGAGATAATAATCGCTTTCATCGCTTTACAAAGTATGACTGCTCCTGTCGAGATTATTGGTAA